One region of Streptomyces sp. NBC_00442 genomic DNA includes:
- the gltB gene encoding glutamate synthase large subunit has product MRSDAWSPMDGRPAQQGMYDPRNEHDACGVGFVATLTGVASHELVEQALTVLRNLEHRGATGSEPDSGDGAGILFQVPDAFLREVTDFELPEAGSYAVGIAFLPLEETDEAVSAIEAIAGEEGLTVLGWREVPVTPALLGNGARATMPAFRQLFVSDGSSAGVALDRKAFVLRKRAEREAGVYFPSLSARTIVYKGMLTTGQLEPFFPDLSDRRCATAVALVHSRFSTNTFPSWPLAHPYRFVAHNGEINTVKGNRNWMVARESQLASNLFNSGAGKIDRIFPVCTPDASDSASFDEVLELLHLGGRSLPHSVLMMVPEAWENHESMDPARRAFYQFHATMMEPWDGPACITFTDGVQVGAVLDRNGLRPGRYWVTDDGLVVLSSEVGVLDIDPAKVVRKGRLQPGRMFLVDTAEHRIIEDDEIKASLATENPYQEWLEAGEIELEDLPEREHIVHTHASVTRRQQTFGYTEEELRVILAPMARTAGEPLGSMGTDSPIAALSARPRLLFDYFTQLFAQVTNPPLDAIREELVTSLRSTLGPQGNLLEPTAASCRSVTLPFPVIDNDELAKLIHINADGDMPGMKAATLSGLYRVSGGGDALAARIEAICNETDAAIEGGARLIVLSDRHSDAEHAPIPSLLLTAAVHHHLIRTKQRTQVGLLVEAGDVREVHHVALLIGYGAAAVNPYLAMESVEDLVRAGTFIEGLEPEQAIRNLIYALGKGVLKVMSKMGISTVASYRGAQVFEAVGLEEAFVQKYFIGTATKIGGAGLDVVAKEVAARHAKAYPASGVPSAHRALEIGGEYQWRREGEPHLFDPETVFRLQHATRNKRYDIFKQYTDRVNEQSERLMTLRGLFGFDSGREPISIDEVEPVSEIVKRFSTGAMSYGSISREAHETLAIAMNQLGGKSNTGEGGEDADRLYDPARRSSIKQVASGRFGVTSEYLVNADDIQIKMAQGAKPGEGGQLPGHKVYPWVAKTRHSTPGVGLISPPPHHDIYSIEDLAQLIHDLKNANPAARIHVKLVSEVGVGTVAAGVSKAHADVVLISGHDGGTGASPLTSLKHAGGPWELGLAETQQTLLLNGLRDRIVVQTDGQLKTGRDVIIAALLGAEEFGFATAPLVVSGCVMMRVCHLDTCPVGIATQNPVLRDRFSGKPEFVVNFFEFIAEEVREILAELGFRTIEEAVGHAELLDTDRAVTHWKAQGLDLAPLFYVPELPEGAVRHAVTEQDHGLEKALDKELIKLAADALEAETPEAAQPVRAQIAIRNINRTVGTMLGHEVTKKFGGAGLPDDTIDITFTGSAGQSFGAFLPSGVTLRLEGDANDYVGKGLSGGRVIVRPDRGADHLAEYSTIAGNTIAYGATGGELFLRGRTGERFCVRNSGATVVSEGVGDHGCEYMTGGQAVVLGETGRNFAAGMSGGIAYVIDLDRDNVNSGNLGAIEALSDTDKQWLHDVVRRHFEETASTVAEKLLADWSVNVDRFSKIIPTTYKAVLAAKDAAELAGLSEQETTEKMMEAATNG; this is encoded by the coding sequence ATGCGTTCCGACGCCTGGTCGCCCATGGACGGTCGCCCCGCCCAGCAGGGGATGTACGACCCCCGTAACGAGCACGACGCCTGTGGCGTCGGGTTCGTGGCCACCCTCACCGGTGTTGCCAGCCATGAGCTGGTCGAGCAGGCGCTGACCGTACTGCGCAATCTGGAACACCGCGGTGCCACCGGCTCCGAGCCCGACTCCGGAGACGGCGCCGGCATCCTGTTCCAGGTCCCCGACGCGTTCCTGCGCGAGGTCACGGACTTCGAGCTGCCCGAGGCCGGCTCCTACGCCGTCGGCATCGCCTTCCTGCCGCTGGAGGAGACCGACGAGGCCGTCTCGGCGATCGAGGCGATCGCCGGGGAAGAAGGACTCACCGTCCTGGGATGGCGTGAGGTCCCCGTCACCCCCGCACTCCTCGGCAACGGCGCCCGCGCCACCATGCCCGCCTTCCGCCAGCTGTTCGTGAGTGACGGCAGCTCGGCCGGGGTCGCGCTCGACCGCAAGGCCTTCGTGCTGCGCAAGCGCGCCGAGCGGGAGGCCGGTGTCTACTTCCCGTCGCTCTCCGCCCGGACCATCGTCTACAAGGGCATGCTGACCACCGGCCAGCTGGAGCCGTTCTTCCCGGACCTCTCCGACCGCCGCTGCGCCACCGCCGTGGCCCTCGTGCACTCGCGGTTCTCCACCAACACGTTCCCGAGCTGGCCGCTGGCCCACCCGTACCGCTTCGTCGCGCACAACGGTGAGATCAACACGGTCAAGGGCAACCGCAACTGGATGGTGGCCCGCGAGTCCCAGCTCGCGTCCAACCTGTTCAACTCCGGCGCCGGCAAGATCGACCGCATCTTCCCCGTCTGTACGCCGGACGCCTCCGACTCCGCGTCCTTCGACGAGGTGCTCGAACTCCTCCACCTCGGCGGACGCTCGCTGCCGCACTCGGTCCTGATGATGGTCCCCGAGGCCTGGGAGAACCACGAGTCGATGGACCCGGCTCGCCGCGCCTTCTACCAGTTCCACGCCACGATGATGGAGCCCTGGGACGGCCCGGCCTGCATCACCTTCACCGACGGCGTCCAGGTCGGCGCGGTCCTCGACCGCAACGGTCTGCGTCCGGGCCGCTACTGGGTGACCGACGACGGCCTCGTCGTCCTGTCATCCGAGGTCGGCGTCCTCGACATCGACCCCGCGAAGGTCGTCCGCAAGGGCCGCCTCCAGCCCGGCAGGATGTTCCTCGTCGACACCGCCGAGCACCGCATCATCGAGGACGACGAGATCAAGGCGTCCCTCGCGACCGAGAACCCGTACCAGGAGTGGCTGGAAGCCGGCGAGATCGAGCTGGAGGACCTGCCCGAGCGTGAGCACATCGTGCACACCCACGCCTCGGTCACCCGCCGCCAGCAGACCTTCGGCTACACCGAGGAAGAGCTCCGCGTCATCCTCGCGCCGATGGCCCGCACCGCCGGCGAGCCGCTCGGCTCGATGGGCACCGACTCGCCGATCGCCGCGCTCTCCGCGCGCCCCCGGCTGCTGTTCGACTACTTCACCCAGCTGTTCGCGCAGGTCACCAACCCGCCGCTGGACGCGATCCGCGAAGAGCTGGTCACCAGCCTGCGCTCCACGCTCGGCCCGCAGGGCAACCTCCTTGAGCCCACCGCGGCCTCGTGCCGCAGCGTCACGCTGCCCTTCCCGGTCATCGACAACGATGAGCTGGCGAAGCTGATACACATCAACGCCGACGGCGACATGCCGGGCATGAAGGCCGCCACGCTCTCCGGTCTGTACCGGGTCTCCGGCGGCGGCGACGCGCTCGCCGCCCGCATCGAGGCCATCTGCAACGAGACGGACGCGGCGATCGAGGGCGGCGCCCGCCTGATCGTCCTGTCCGACCGGCACTCCGACGCCGAGCACGCGCCGATCCCGTCGCTGCTGCTCACCGCGGCCGTCCACCACCACCTCATCCGTACCAAGCAGCGCACCCAGGTGGGCCTGCTCGTCGAGGCCGGTGACGTCCGCGAGGTGCACCACGTCGCGCTGCTCATCGGGTACGGCGCCGCGGCCGTCAACCCGTACCTCGCGATGGAGTCCGTCGAGGACCTCGTGCGGGCCGGCACCTTCATCGAGGGCCTGGAGCCCGAGCAGGCCATCCGCAACCTGATCTACGCGCTCGGCAAGGGCGTCCTGAAGGTCATGTCCAAGATGGGCATCTCGACGGTCGCCTCCTACCGCGGCGCCCAGGTCTTCGAGGCCGTCGGGCTCGAAGAGGCCTTCGTCCAGAAGTACTTCATCGGCACCGCCACCAAGATCGGCGGCGCCGGCCTCGACGTCGTCGCCAAGGAGGTCGCCGCCCGGCACGCCAAGGCCTACCCGGCCTCCGGCGTCCCCTCGGCGCACCGCGCCCTGGAGATCGGCGGCGAGTACCAGTGGCGTCGCGAGGGCGAGCCGCACCTGTTCGACCCCGAGACGGTCTTCCGCCTCCAGCACGCCACCCGCAACAAGCGCTACGACATCTTCAAGCAGTACACGGACCGCGTGAACGAGCAGTCCGAGCGCCTCATGACGCTGCGCGGCCTGTTCGGCTTCGACTCCGGGCGCGAGCCGATCTCCATCGACGAGGTCGAGCCGGTCTCCGAGATCGTCAAGCGCTTCTCCACCGGCGCCATGTCGTACGGCTCCATCTCGCGCGAGGCGCACGAGACGCTCGCCATCGCCATGAACCAGCTGGGCGGCAAGTCCAACACCGGTGAGGGCGGCGAGGACGCCGACCGCCTGTACGACCCGGCGCGCCGCTCCTCCATCAAGCAGGTCGCCTCCGGCCGCTTCGGTGTGACCAGCGAGTACCTGGTCAACGCGGACGACATCCAGATCAAGATGGCGCAGGGCGCCAAGCCCGGCGAGGGCGGTCAGCTGCCCGGCCACAAGGTCTACCCGTGGGTCGCCAAGACCCGGCACTCCACCCCGGGCGTCGGCCTCATCTCGCCGCCGCCGCACCACGACATCTACTCCATCGAGGACCTGGCTCAGCTGATCCACGACCTCAAGAACGCCAACCCGGCCGCGCGCATCCACGTGAAGCTCGTGTCCGAGGTCGGCGTCGGGACGGTGGCGGCGGGTGTCTCCAAGGCGCACGCGGACGTCGTCCTCATCTCCGGCCACGACGGCGGAACGGGCGCTTCCCCGCTGACCTCGCTCAAGCACGCGGGCGGCCCCTGGGAGCTCGGCCTCGCCGAGACCCAGCAGACCCTGCTGCTCAACGGCCTGCGCGACCGCATCGTGGTGCAGACCGACGGTCAGCTCAAGACCGGCCGTGACGTGATCATCGCCGCGCTGCTCGGCGCCGAGGAGTTCGGTTTCGCGACCGCGCCGCTCGTCGTCTCCGGCTGCGTCATGATGCGCGTCTGCCACCTGGACACCTGCCCGGTCGGCATCGCCACCCAGAACCCGGTGCTGCGCGACCGCTTCTCGGGCAAGCCCGAATTCGTCGTGAACTTCTTCGAGTTCATCGCCGAAGAGGTCCGCGAGATCCTCGCCGAGCTCGGTTTCCGCACCATCGAGGAGGCCGTCGGCCACGCCGAACTCCTCGACACCGACCGGGCCGTGACCCACTGGAAGGCCCAGGGCCTCGACCTCGCGCCGCTGTTCTACGTGCCCGAGCTGCCCGAGGGCGCCGTGCGCCACGCGGTGACCGAGCAGGACCACGGCCTGGAGAAGGCGCTCGACAAGGAGCTCATCAAGCTCGCCGCCGACGCCCTCGAAGCCGAGACCCCCGAGGCGGCCCAGCCGGTCCGCGCGCAGATCGCGATCCGCAACATCAACCGGACCGTGGGCACCATGCTCGGCCACGAGGTGACGAAGAAGTTCGGCGGTGCGGGCCTGCCCGACGACACCATCGACATCACCTTCACCGGCTCGGCCGGCCAGTCCTTCGGTGCCTTCCTGCCCAGCGGCGTGACGCTGCGCCTGGAGGGCGACGCCAACGACTACGTCGGCAAGGGCCTCTCCGGCGGCCGCGTCATCGTCCGCCCGGACCGGGGCGCCGACCACCTCGCCGAGTACTCGACGATCGCGGGCAACACGATCGCGTACGGCGCGACCGGCGGCGAGCTGTTCCTGCGCGGCCGCACCGGCGAGCGCTTCTGCGTCCGCAACTCGGGTGCCACCGTCGTCTCGGAGGGCGTGGGCGACCACGGCTGCGAGTACATGACCGGCGGCCAGGCGGTCGTCCTCGGCGAGACGGGGCGCAACTTCGCGGCCGGCATGTCCGGCGGCATCGCGTACGTGATCGACCTCGACCGGGACAACGTCAACTCCGGGAACCTGGGCGCCATCGAGGCCCTGAGCGACACCGACAAGCAGTGGCTGCACGACGTCGTGCGCCGCCACTTCGAGGAGACCGCGTCGACGGTCGCCGAGAAGCTGCTCGCCGACTGGTCCGTGAACGTGGACCGCTTCAGCAAGATCATCCCGACCACGTACAAGGCAGTGCTCGCCGCCAAGGACGCCGCTGAGCTCGCCGGTCTCTCCGAGCAGGAGACCACCGAGAAGATGATGGAGGCGGCGACCAATGGCTGA
- a CDS encoding glutamate synthase subunit beta, which translates to MADPKGFLTTGREVATTRPVGERLKDWNEVYVPGSLLPIISKQAGRCMDCGIPFCHNGCPLGNLIPEWNDYAYREDWQAASERLHATNNFPEFTGRLCPAPCESACVLGINQPAVTIKNVEVSIIDKAWDSNDVRPQAPERLSGKTVAVIGSGPAGLAAAQQLTRAGHTVAVYERADRIGGLLRYGIPEFKMEKVHINRRIEQMRAEGTKFRTEVEIGRDIDAAKLRKRYDAVVIAAGATVSRDLPVPGRELNGIHFAMEYLPLSNKVQEGDFVTPPITAEGKHVVVIGGGDTGADCVGTAHRQGAASVTQLEIMPRPGDERNPGQPWPTFPMLYKVTSAHEEGGERVYSVSTTHFEGDEDGNVQSLHLTEVEFIDGKLTPKPGTERAIPAQLVTLAMGFTGTDQANGLVQQFGLDLDERGNVARDADFATNVDGVFVAGDAGRGQSLIVWAIAEGRSAARGVDRYLTGASDLPAPIRPTDRALTV; encoded by the coding sequence ATGGCTGACCCCAAGGGCTTCCTGACCACCGGCCGCGAGGTCGCCACGACCCGCCCGGTGGGCGAGCGCCTCAAGGACTGGAACGAGGTCTACGTTCCCGGTTCGCTGCTGCCGATCATCAGCAAGCAGGCCGGGCGCTGCATGGACTGCGGCATCCCGTTCTGCCACAACGGCTGTCCCCTCGGGAACCTGATCCCCGAGTGGAACGACTACGCCTACCGCGAGGACTGGCAGGCCGCGTCCGAGCGTCTGCACGCCACCAACAACTTCCCGGAGTTCACCGGGCGGCTGTGCCCGGCTCCCTGCGAGTCGGCGTGCGTGCTCGGCATCAACCAGCCCGCCGTCACCATCAAGAACGTCGAAGTCTCCATCATCGACAAGGCGTGGGACAGCAATGACGTCCGGCCGCAGGCGCCCGAGCGCCTGTCCGGCAAGACCGTCGCGGTCATCGGCTCCGGCCCGGCGGGTCTCGCCGCCGCCCAGCAGCTGACCCGCGCGGGCCACACGGTCGCCGTGTACGAGCGCGCCGACCGCATCGGCGGCCTGCTGCGCTACGGCATCCCCGAGTTCAAGATGGAGAAGGTGCACATCAACCGCCGCATCGAGCAGATGCGCGCGGAGGGCACCAAGTTCCGCACCGAGGTGGAGATCGGCCGCGACATCGACGCCGCCAAGCTGCGCAAGCGCTACGACGCGGTCGTCATCGCGGCCGGCGCCACCGTCTCGCGCGACCTGCCGGTCCCGGGCCGCGAGCTGAACGGCATCCACTTCGCGATGGAGTACCTGCCGCTCTCGAACAAGGTGCAGGAGGGCGACTTCGTCACCCCGCCGATCACCGCAGAGGGCAAGCACGTCGTGGTCATCGGCGGCGGTGACACCGGCGCGGACTGCGTGGGCACCGCCCACCGCCAGGGCGCGGCCTCCGTCACCCAGCTGGAGATCATGCCGAGGCCGGGCGACGAGCGGAACCCGGGCCAGCCCTGGCCGACGTTCCCCATGCTCTACAAGGTGACCTCCGCGCACGAGGAGGGCGGCGAGCGGGTCTACTCCGTCTCGACCACCCACTTCGAGGGCGACGAGGACGGCAACGTCCAGTCGCTGCATCTCACCGAGGTCGAGTTCATCGACGGCAAGCTGACCCCGAAGCCCGGCACGGAGCGTGCGATCCCCGCGCAGCTGGTCACCCTCGCCATGGGCTTCACCGGCACCGACCAGGCCAACGGTCTCGTACAGCAGTTCGGCCTCGACCTGGACGAGCGCGGTAACGTGGCCCGTGACGCGGACTTCGCGACCAACGTCGACGGCGTGTTCGTCGCCGGTGACGCGGGCCGCGGCCAGTCCCTGATCGTCTGGGCGATCGCCGAGGGCCGCTCCGCCGCCCGCGGTGTCGACCGCTACCTGACCGGCGCGAGCGACCTGCCCGCCCCGATCCGCCCCACGGACCGCGCCCTGACGGTCTGA